The genomic region CTTGACCCGCTGGAGATTGGGAAGCCACCTGCGCTTCGTGGTGTTGTGCGAGTGGCTGACGTTGTGTCCCACCCGGGGCCTCTTGCCGCAGATCTCGCATCGCTTCGACATGGTATCCTCCGTGATTCAAGCACGAATCTTAAATCTACCACAGCCGGTGTCGGCCCGCAAGTCCTTTCGGGGAGAGCGGAGGGCGGCACGTCATTCCCGGTGCGTCGGGGCGGGCCGCATGTTCTCCGGCGCCGAATCCGGGCGGGCCCTGCCCGCCCGGACGGAACCCCGCCCCCTGGGCAGCGTTGACGGCGGGGCGGGCCTCCTCTAGAATCCTGCGAGGGAAGGGCCGGACGTGGCCCCTTCCCGAGGACACTCGCTTCGTGAGGCAGGGAGGGCGCCATCCCCCAGAGAACCTCGCTCCGGTCGGAGGTGCGCTATCTGAAGGGCGTCGGGCCGAAGTTCGCCGCCCTCTTCGCGCGCGCCGGCGTCGAGACCATCGAGGACCTCCTCTACTACGTTCCCCGCGCCTACACCGACTGGTCCCGCATCGTCGCGATCGACGA from Candidatus Effluviviaceae Genus V sp. harbors:
- the rpmB gene encoding 50S ribosomal protein L28, whose product is MSKRCEICGKRPRVGHNVSHSHNTTKRRWLPNLQRVK